Proteins from a single region of Dysosmobacter acutus:
- a CDS encoding MATE family efflux transporter, producing MQQNSENKMGVLPVGKLLFSMAVPMMISMLVQALYNVVDSIFVAKISQDALNAVSLAFPLQNLMIAVGGGTAVGINALLSRSLGEKRQDMADKAANTGIFLSFCSFAVFALIGLTLSRPFFLAQIKNPVVVEYGTSYATICLGLSIGLFSQFCFERLLQSTGRTTLAMTTQLIGALINIVLDPILIFGLFGVPRMEVAGAAVATVSGQIVAAIAAIVLNLRCNPDIHIRLREIRWDRRIAGEIYRVGLPSIVMQSIGSIMTFGLNKILVSFTEAATAVFGAYFKLQSFIFMPVFGLNNGMVPIISYNYGAARLDRVKKTIKLTVITAICVMTTGLAIFQLMPRTLLSFFSASDEMYAIGTVALRIISIHFPVAGFCIIAGSVFQAIGNPFHSLINSVCRQLLVLLPVAYLLAQTGRLELVWFSFLIAELVSLTLSSHFMKLTMRRVAKAIGTGEALSE from the coding sequence ATGCAGCAAAACTCCGAAAACAAAATGGGCGTTCTGCCGGTGGGCAAACTGCTCTTTTCCATGGCTGTGCCCATGATGATTTCCATGCTGGTACAAGCCCTCTACAATGTGGTGGACAGCATATTCGTGGCCAAGATCAGCCAGGATGCCCTGAACGCCGTATCCCTGGCCTTTCCCCTGCAAAACCTGATGATCGCCGTGGGCGGCGGCACCGCCGTGGGCATCAACGCCCTGCTGTCCCGCTCTTTGGGGGAAAAGCGGCAGGATATGGCGGACAAGGCCGCCAACACCGGCATCTTCCTCTCGTTTTGCAGCTTTGCGGTGTTCGCCCTTATCGGTCTGACCCTCTCCCGGCCATTCTTCCTGGCTCAGATCAAAAATCCGGTGGTTGTGGAGTATGGCACCAGCTATGCCACCATCTGCCTGGGGCTGTCCATAGGCCTGTTCAGCCAGTTCTGCTTTGAGCGGCTGCTTCAGTCCACCGGCCGAACCACCCTGGCCATGACCACCCAGCTGATCGGCGCCCTGATCAACATTGTCCTGGACCCCATTTTGATCTTCGGCCTTTTCGGCGTGCCCCGTATGGAGGTGGCCGGCGCGGCAGTGGCCACAGTGTCGGGCCAAATCGTGGCGGCCATCGCGGCCATCGTTTTGAATCTCAGGTGCAACCCCGACATCCACATCCGCCTCCGGGAAATCCGGTGGGACCGCCGCATCGCGGGAGAAATCTACAGGGTGGGCCTGCCCTCCATCGTCATGCAGTCCATTGGCTCCATCATGACCTTTGGCCTGAACAAAATCCTGGTCTCCTTTACGGAGGCCGCCACCGCCGTGTTCGGCGCCTACTTCAAGCTTCAGAGCTTCATCTTCATGCCGGTCTTTGGTCTGAACAACGGCATGGTGCCCATCATCTCCTACAACTATGGCGCCGCCCGGCTGGACCGGGTGAAAAAGACCATCAAGCTCACTGTCATCACCGCCATCTGCGTGATGACCACCGGCCTGGCCATCTTCCAGCTGATGCCCCGGACGCTTCTCTCCTTTTTCAGCGCCTCCGACGAGATGTACGCCATCGGCACGGTGGCTTTGCGGATCATCAGCATCCACTTCCCCGTGGCCGGCTTCTGCATCATCGCCGGCTCCGTGTTCCAGGCCATTGGCAACCCCTTCCACAGCCTTATCAACTCCGTATGCCGCCAGCTCCTCGTGCTGCTGCCTGTTGCCTATCTGCTGGCCCAGACGGGACGGCTGGAGCTGGTTTGGTTCTCCTTCCTCATCGCCGAGCTGGTCTCCCTGACCCTCAGCTCCCACTTTATGAAGCTCACCATGCGCCGCGTGGCCAAAGCGATCGGGACTGGGGAAGCGCTTTCAGAATAG
- a CDS encoding GIY-YIG nuclease family protein, with the protein MNYWVYMLRCADGSLYTGYTNDVDRRAAVHNSGRGAKYTRSRRPVTVVYRERCADRSSALRREAAVKQLTHAQKELLLSLMDAENQYQA; encoded by the coding sequence ATGAACTACTGGGTTTACATGCTCCGCTGTGCCGACGGCTCGCTCTACACCGGCTATACCAACGACGTGGACCGGCGCGCCGCTGTACACAACAGCGGCCGGGGCGCCAAATACACCAGAAGCCGCCGCCCGGTAACCGTGGTCTACCGGGAGCGCTGCGCGGACCGCTCCTCCGCCCTGCGGCGGGAGGCCGCCGTCAAACAGCTGACCCATGCCCAAAAGGAGCTGCTCCTTTCCCTGATGGACGCGGAAAATCAATATCAGGCGTGA
- a CDS encoding zinc dependent phospholipase C family protein produces the protein MKRESHRILGNYLMEQLQGLPAYRYQKAFLFGCTQPDSNPFTYLKGSRRAQRLRGHNYRNAEHCMSRMARLLEAREKWRMLDYYRLGKLIHYTSDAFTYAHNETFDKNIHEHRLYEMQLQRIFKITLALSRQAESRGTEQEEESAMEAIRAAHERYMEGMRSLHTDVHYILGMTHQVFSTLIPEAA, from the coding sequence ATGAAGCGTGAAAGCCATCGTATCCTGGGCAACTACCTGATGGAGCAGCTGCAGGGACTGCCTGCCTACCGCTATCAAAAGGCTTTTTTGTTCGGCTGCACCCAGCCGGACAGCAATCCGTTTACATACCTGAAGGGCTCCCGGAGGGCTCAAAGGCTTCGGGGACACAATTACCGGAACGCTGAGCACTGCATGAGCCGCATGGCGCGGCTGCTGGAGGCGCGGGAGAAGTGGAGAATGCTGGACTACTACCGTCTGGGGAAGCTGATTCACTACACCTCCGACGCCTTTACCTATGCACACAATGAGACCTTTGACAAGAATATCCATGAGCACCGGCTCTATGAGATGCAGCTCCAGCGCATCTTCAAGATTACCTTGGCACTCTCCCGCCAAGCGGAGAGCAGGGGGACGGAGCAGGAGGAAGAGAGCGCCATGGAGGCCATTCGCGCGGCCCATGAACGCTACATGGAGGGAATGCGCAGCCTTCACACGGATGTGCACTACATTCTGGGGATGACCCATCAGGTGTTCTCCACATTGATCCCTGAGGCGGCATGA
- a CDS encoding undecaprenyl-diphosphate phosphatase, translated as MSLFSSLLLGLIQGIAEFLPVSSSGHLSIAQNLLGIQAVGEEHVFFDVLLHLGTLAAVFVAYWSDIVDMVREFFSAIGDLIHHRTTPHTPPARRMILLIVVGTLPLFVILPIKKAVEGLYYNTAFIGCALLVTGVLLFLSDRVKRGRKTEKTATMADAVLVGVGQAIATCPGISRSGMTICAGTFLGFDRRFAVRFSFLLSIPAVLGANILDMADAVQAGIDWSQVPVYLVGIAAAAVSGYLCIRLIRMIADKGRFGFFAYYCWAAGAITLLLTILH; from the coding sequence TTGTCGCTGTTTTCATCGTTATTGCTGGGGCTCATACAGGGAATCGCAGAGTTCCTTCCCGTCTCCAGTTCAGGACATCTCTCCATTGCCCAGAATCTGCTTGGTATCCAGGCGGTGGGCGAGGAGCATGTGTTTTTTGACGTGCTGCTGCATCTGGGAACCCTGGCGGCGGTGTTTGTGGCGTACTGGAGCGATATTGTGGACATGGTGCGGGAGTTTTTCTCCGCCATCGGAGACCTGATCCATCACCGTACCACGCCCCACACGCCGCCGGCCCGGCGGATGATCCTGCTGATCGTTGTGGGCACGCTGCCGCTGTTTGTCATTCTGCCCATCAAGAAAGCGGTGGAGGGCCTTTACTACAATACGGCGTTCATCGGCTGCGCCCTTCTGGTCACCGGCGTGCTGCTCTTTTTGAGCGACCGGGTGAAAAGGGGGCGCAAGACGGAGAAGACCGCCACCATGGCAGATGCCGTCCTGGTGGGCGTTGGTCAGGCCATTGCCACCTGCCCCGGAATCTCCCGCTCCGGAATGACCATCTGCGCCGGTACATTTTTGGGCTTTGACCGGCGGTTTGCCGTTCGCTTTTCCTTCCTGCTCTCCATTCCCGCTGTGCTGGGCGCCAATATCCTGGATATGGCGGACGCGGTCCAGGCGGGAATCGACTGGAGCCAGGTTCCGGTTTATCTGGTGGGTATTGCGGCCGCCGCGGTCTCAGGGTATCTCTGCATCCGGCTGATCCGCATGATCGCGGACAAGGGCCGGTTCGGATTTTTTGCCTATTACTGCTGGGCGGCGGGTGCGATTACCCTGCTGCTGACCATTCTGCACTGA
- a CDS encoding sodium:solute symporter family protein, which translates to MENWQIILLIVALYCALVICVGVFTRAKGQNTLQDYFVGNRSLGAFVAFFTYVATFHSSFAFIGAAGQMYSGGIRFFATFTSCVVSPLMIYIIGRPTWYLGQKYNYMTQGELVGDYYESKALRYLVAVVSLIFLIPYLQSQIAAGGIIFETITEGRMSYLVGCVILYAVIISYILLGGFKAVAWTDTIQGVLMIVMVWIAGGVILIRTSGALSWGGLMQTMAARFPEKVMVPMEYWPTYMTSFISLFGISIYPPSFQRFFAVKNPKTLKWLSVTTPIYLIFFYVPIMMIAFSGVVYMPNLERADQVVPMMLTQYASPVLVGLVMAGALAATMSSTDSQLHSASSIFTIDLYKGMKPEVSDKQALFAGKAFIVVISAAALLLSQYTSALITTIVTIALGGCLQVLPSLIGALYWKGASRQGALSGLVVGVIVVALTQYVPAIQTPLGLSSGFWGLACNLIVFFAVSRCTQKPSDASIRKFHGYLEEVNRKCDEREPA; encoded by the coding sequence ATGGAAAATTGGCAGATTATTTTGCTCATTGTGGCGCTGTACTGCGCCCTGGTCATCTGCGTGGGCGTGTTTACCCGGGCAAAGGGTCAGAATACGCTTCAGGACTATTTTGTCGGAAACCGCTCCTTAGGCGCCTTTGTGGCCTTTTTCACCTATGTGGCCACCTTCCACAGCAGCTTTGCTTTCATCGGAGCTGCCGGGCAGATGTACTCCGGCGGCATCAGGTTCTTTGCCACCTTCACCTCCTGCGTGGTCAGTCCGCTGATGATTTACATCATTGGCCGGCCCACCTGGTACCTGGGGCAGAAGTACAACTATATGACCCAGGGTGAGCTGGTTGGAGACTACTATGAGAGCAAGGCCCTGCGCTATCTGGTGGCGGTTGTGAGTCTGATCTTCCTGATTCCCTATCTCCAGTCCCAGATCGCGGCGGGCGGCATCATTTTTGAAACCATCACAGAGGGCCGCATGTCCTATCTGGTGGGCTGTGTAATCCTGTACGCGGTGATCATCAGCTACATCCTGCTGGGCGGATTCAAGGCGGTTGCCTGGACGGACACGATCCAGGGCGTTTTGATGATCGTCATGGTCTGGATTGCGGGCGGCGTCATTTTGATCCGGACCAGCGGTGCCCTCAGCTGGGGAGGACTGATGCAGACCATGGCAGCCCGGTTTCCGGAGAAGGTCATGGTACCCATGGAATACTGGCCCACCTATATGACCTCATTCATCTCCCTGTTTGGCATCTCCATTTATCCGCCTTCTTTCCAGCGGTTTTTTGCGGTCAAGAATCCGAAGACGCTGAAGTGGCTCTCCGTCACCACGCCGATCTACCTTATCTTCTTCTATGTCCCCATTATGATGATCGCATTTTCCGGCGTGGTCTACATGCCCAACCTGGAGCGGGCGGATCAGGTGGTCCCCATGATGCTCACCCAGTACGCGTCCCCTGTCCTGGTGGGTCTGGTGATGGCCGGCGCGCTGGCCGCCACCATGTCCTCCACCGACTCCCAGCTCCACTCGGCCTCCTCCATCTTCACCATCGACCTCTACAAGGGGATGAAGCCCGAGGTCAGCGATAAGCAGGCGCTGTTTGCCGGCAAAGCCTTTATCGTGGTCATCAGCGCGGCGGCGCTGTTGCTCAGCCAGTACACAAGCGCTCTGATTACCACGATCGTGACCATCGCCCTGGGCGGATGCCTTCAGGTTCTGCCCTCCCTCATCGGCGCGCTGTACTGGAAGGGCGCCTCGCGGCAGGGCGCTCTCAGCGGATTGGTCGTGGGCGTAATTGTGGTGGCGCTCACCCAATATGTCCCCGCCATCCAGACGCCCTTGGGACTCTCCAGCGGCTTTTGGGGGCTGGCGTGCAACCTGATCGTGTTCTTTGCGGTGAGCAGATGCACGCAAAAACCCTCGGACGCTTCAATCCGGAAATTCCACGGCTATCTGGAGGAAGTCAACCGGAAATGTGATGAAAGGGAACCTGCCTGA
- a CDS encoding DUF6320 domain-containing protein, which translates to MPYCVNCGVELNPGAQACPLCQTPAWHPEQNEPSYFPTTPAQVTPASKRALSVLLSSMLGSVSLCCGLLNLILKPERPWSLYVIGAALMLWVWFVLPLLSRRLPTFFRLSADVAAVGVYVYLISLGTDGQEWFFHLALPILGILCADVFLLSFLLRGHRRSMLSSMALTIAAIGLFVLGLEFCIDRYLHNLWHPTWSLVVAVACIALIVPLRIVRRVPSLREEARRRFHM; encoded by the coding sequence ATGCCCTATTGTGTCAACTGCGGTGTGGAGCTGAATCCCGGCGCCCAGGCCTGCCCCCTTTGTCAGACCCCGGCCTGGCACCCGGAGCAGAATGAACCGTCCTACTTCCCCACAACCCCCGCCCAGGTCACTCCCGCCTCCAAACGTGCCCTGTCGGTGCTGCTCAGCTCCATGCTGGGCTCCGTCAGCCTGTGCTGCGGCCTTTTGAACCTCATCCTGAAGCCGGAGCGCCCCTGGTCGCTGTACGTCATCGGCGCCGCGCTCATGCTGTGGGTCTGGTTCGTCCTGCCGCTTTTATCCCGGCGCCTGCCCACCTTCTTCCGCCTCAGCGCCGATGTGGCGGCGGTTGGGGTCTATGTCTATCTCATCTCCCTTGGCACCGACGGGCAGGAGTGGTTTTTCCACCTGGCGCTGCCCATCCTTGGGATTCTCTGCGCCGACGTGTTCCTGCTCAGCTTCCTGCTCCGGGGCCACCGCCGCTCCATGCTCTCCAGCATGGCGCTCACCATTGCCGCCATTGGCCTTTTTGTGTTAGGCCTGGAATTCTGCATCGACCGCTATCTCCACAATCTGTGGCATCCCACCTGGTCGCTGGTGGTGGCGGTGGCCTGTATCGCGCTGATCGTGCCGCTGCGCATTGTCCGGCGTGTCCCCTCTTTGCGGGAGGAGGCCCGGCGCCGGTTCCACATGTAG
- a CDS encoding DUF6282 family protein, whose amino-acid sequence MNGCIDLHFHIGPEVIPRKFDAIGAGEDLKASGMAGAVLKSHYFSTVPFVRMARSRGLETVWGSVVLNHYVGGLNPFALRGSLGMRANGQELLKVVWMPTVHAAAHLAIRRSDGEAYDVPPEWTGGIVSGTPVEKVPPISVTERAVQEALKEILRIIADNDLILATGHLSKEEVFHLIPLAKSLGVRKIILTHPAYETTRLSVEEIRQLVDSGGVWAEQSYALMPIDHLTPADVASYIRGVGAEHTVMSSDLGQLSRMSSGEGMNLFCELMSKEGIGEDALHTMAAENPARLLGLR is encoded by the coding sequence ATGAACGGATGCATTGACCTGCACTTCCATATAGGCCCGGAGGTTATTCCAAGAAAATTTGACGCCATCGGCGCCGGAGAAGACCTCAAAGCAAGCGGCATGGCCGGCGCGGTGCTGAAGAGCCATTATTTTTCCACCGTGCCCTTTGTCCGGATGGCGCGGAGCCGGGGCCTTGAGACGGTGTGGGGCTCGGTGGTGCTGAACCACTATGTGGGCGGACTGAACCCCTTTGCGCTGCGGGGCTCGCTGGGGATGCGGGCCAATGGGCAGGAGCTGTTGAAAGTTGTGTGGATGCCCACTGTCCATGCGGCCGCGCACCTGGCGATCCGGCGCTCCGACGGCGAGGCCTATGATGTGCCGCCGGAGTGGACGGGAGGGATCGTGTCCGGAACGCCGGTGGAAAAAGTCCCGCCGATCTCCGTGACGGAGCGTGCGGTGCAGGAGGCGCTGAAAGAGATTTTGCGGATCATCGCGGACAACGACCTCATCCTGGCCACCGGACATCTCTCAAAGGAGGAGGTGTTCCATCTAATTCCCCTTGCAAAGAGCCTGGGCGTCCGGAAGATCATCCTGACCCATCCGGCCTATGAAACCACCCGGCTTTCTGTGGAGGAGATAAGGCAGCTGGTGGACTCAGGCGGCGTCTGGGCGGAGCAGAGCTATGCCCTGATGCCCATCGACCACCTGACGCCGGCGGACGTGGCCAGCTATATCCGGGGCGTCGGCGCGGAGCATACGGTGATGTCCTCCGATCTTGGCCAGCTGAGCCGCATGTCCTCCGGGGAGGGGATGAATCTGTTCTGTGAGCTGATGAGCAAAGAGGGCATCGGGGAGGATGCGCTGCACACCATGGCGGCGGAGAATCCGGCCCGGCTGCTTGGACTGCGCTGA
- a CDS encoding FtsK/SpoIIIE family DNA translocase has translation MATPTRKTKSNTSKKKKQPERRPVRREVGGGVCLLLCLCVLVSYFNVQAIVLDWMAKLIRGLFGYGYYLAAPALGLAGVVLLTHRGRPVRLRTVCTLLVPLVTGALGHMFFCRTAYQLSASGLLKGLWSSGTALKSGGAVSGMMAVLSITAFSKIVSIVLLLVVLVLLLLAAFHLSVGAVIEKARSRQRLEYEMEEEPPARPADRERPKRLGRPSIDIPLDEEQEKKPPSFSEFFRHKSDQIKTPDQVLQKDEELPPEPLKKQSVPPPPEPAELGLTEAPAPEAAAPPPKAESKKLTSEEVAAATQEVSQEIASQMAEEKSDYQYPPITLLRQNHEENFTEVGAELRNNSRRLAETLSSFGVVAKAGDVVHGPSVTRYEFVLDQGVKLSKLTGLADDIALALGASGVRIAPIPDKISVVGIEVPNKQVSSVLIRDVIESSEFVVHKSNVAFAVGKDIGGNNIVGNIAKLPHVLIAGTTGSGKSVCTNSLIVSLLYKSTPDEVRFIMVDPKMVELAPYNGIPHLLIPVVTDPKKAAGALQWAVFEMMKRYKLFSEHGIKDLAGYNALARKSEDLKTLPTVVVVIDELADLMLVAAKEVEESICRVAQMGRAAGMHLVIATQRPSADVITGLMKANIPSRIAFAVASSLESRIILDTQGAEKLVGRGDMLYAPLGAGKPQRIQGCFISPEEIEQVVEFVKQSGDADYDQDVIRKIEESMQEREKGGKGSASAPGSAAGGEEEGDELLPAAVDVVLETGQASVSMLQRRLKLGYSRAARLVDQMEERGIVGPFEGSKPRQLLVTKDQWQEMQMRSSGELPERPEAGEEE, from the coding sequence TTGGCAACGCCCACAAGGAAAACAAAATCCAATACATCCAAAAAGAAAAAGCAGCCGGAGCGGCGCCCCGTCCGCCGGGAGGTGGGGGGAGGCGTCTGCCTGCTGCTGTGCCTGTGCGTGCTGGTCAGCTACTTCAATGTGCAGGCCATTGTGCTTGACTGGATGGCAAAGCTGATCCGGGGCCTCTTTGGATACGGCTACTACCTGGCCGCGCCCGCGCTGGGGCTGGCAGGAGTGGTGCTGCTGACCCACCGGGGCCGTCCGGTGCGGCTTCGCACCGTCTGCACGCTGCTGGTGCCGCTGGTGACGGGAGCGCTGGGCCACATGTTCTTTTGCCGCACCGCCTATCAGCTCTCCGCCTCCGGACTTTTGAAGGGACTGTGGAGCTCTGGCACCGCGCTCAAAAGCGGCGGAGCCGTCTCGGGTATGATGGCAGTGCTCTCCATCACCGCTTTCAGTAAAATCGTCTCCATTGTCTTGCTTTTGGTGGTGCTTGTGCTGCTACTTCTGGCTGCGTTCCATCTGAGCGTTGGGGCGGTCATTGAAAAGGCCCGCAGCCGTCAGCGCCTGGAATATGAGATGGAGGAGGAGCCGCCGGCCCGGCCGGCAGACAGGGAACGGCCCAAGCGGTTGGGACGGCCCAGCATCGACATTCCCCTGGATGAAGAGCAGGAGAAGAAGCCCCCGTCCTTCTCCGAATTTTTCCGCCATAAGTCCGATCAGATCAAGACCCCGGATCAGGTGCTGCAAAAGGACGAGGAGCTGCCTCCGGAGCCCCTGAAAAAGCAGAGCGTCCCACCGCCGCCGGAACCGGCTGAATTGGGACTGACAGAGGCGCCTGCTCCGGAGGCCGCAGCGCCGCCGCCCAAGGCGGAGAGCAAGAAGCTGACCTCGGAGGAGGTGGCCGCCGCCACCCAAGAGGTCTCCCAGGAGATTGCCAGCCAGATGGCGGAGGAGAAGAGCGACTACCAATACCCGCCCATCACGCTGCTGCGTCAGAATCACGAGGAGAATTTCACGGAAGTGGGCGCTGAGCTGCGCAACAATTCCCGCCGCCTGGCGGAGACGCTCAGCAGCTTCGGCGTGGTGGCCAAGGCCGGGGATGTGGTCCACGGCCCGTCGGTAACCCGGTATGAGTTCGTTTTGGATCAGGGCGTCAAGCTCTCCAAGCTCACCGGACTGGCTGACGACATTGCCCTGGCCCTGGGCGCCAGCGGCGTCCGCATCGCCCCCATCCCCGACAAAATCTCCGTGGTGGGCATCGAGGTGCCCAACAAGCAGGTGTCCAGCGTGCTGATCCGGGATGTGATCGAGTCGTCGGAATTTGTGGTTCACAAGTCCAACGTGGCCTTTGCCGTGGGCAAGGACATCGGCGGCAACAACATCGTGGGCAACATCGCCAAGCTGCCCCACGTCCTGATCGCCGGCACCACGGGCTCCGGCAAGTCCGTGTGCACCAACTCCCTGATCGTGAGCCTGCTCTACAAGTCAACGCCCGACGAGGTCCGCTTTATCATGGTGGACCCCAAGATGGTGGAGCTGGCGCCCTACAACGGCATTCCCCACCTGCTGATCCCGGTGGTGACGGACCCGAAGAAGGCCGCCGGTGCGCTGCAGTGGGCGGTGTTCGAGATGATGAAGCGCTATAAGCTCTTCTCAGAGCACGGCATCAAGGACCTGGCGGGCTACAATGCCCTGGCAAGAAAAAGTGAGGACCTGAAAACCCTGCCCACGGTGGTGGTGGTGATCGACGAGTTGGCCGATTTGATGCTGGTGGCGGCCAAGGAGGTGGAGGAATCCATCTGCCGGGTGGCCCAGATGGGCCGTGCCGCCGGAATGCACCTGGTCATCGCCACCCAGCGGCCCTCCGCCGATGTGATCACCGGCTTGATGAAGGCCAACATCCCCTCCCGGATCGCCTTTGCCGTGGCGTCCTCTCTGGAGTCCCGGATCATCCTGGACACCCAGGGCGCGGAGAAGCTGGTTGGCCGGGGCGACATGCTCTACGCGCCCTTGGGCGCCGGAAAGCCCCAGCGCATCCAGGGCTGCTTTATCTCCCCGGAGGAGATCGAGCAGGTGGTGGAGTTTGTCAAGCAGAGCGGCGACGCCGACTATGACCAGGATGTGATTCGCAAGATCGAGGAATCCATGCAGGAGCGGGAAAAGGGCGGCAAGGGGTCCGCCTCCGCCCCGGGGTCCGCCGCCGGAGGCGAGGAAGAGGGCGACGAGCTTCTGCCGGCCGCCGTGGACGTGGTTCTGGAGACGGGACAGGCCTCGGTTTCCATGCTCCAGCGCCGGCTGAAGTTAGGCTATTCCCGGGCCGCCCGTCTGGTGGACCAGATGGAGGAGCGGGGGATTGTGGGGCCGTTCGAGGGCTCCAAGCCCCGCCAGCTGCTGGTCACTAAGGACCAGTGGCAGGAGATGCAGATGCGCTCCAGCGGTGAATTGCCGGAGCGGCCGGAAGCCGGGGAGGAAGAGTGA
- a CDS encoding alpha/beta hydrolase — translation MEKKKSSQADRKRLDPLMLALKALHSAGAPETMDPEELERQRRNQEILGRLAAPMVGMDWEEFSLDGMNAAWTRLKCPHGDRHVILYCHGGGYTSGNLGYSRVLSSKLANATGYDVLSFEYRLAPEHPYPAAVEDALRAWDHLMLMGYGARDVVVAGDSAGGNLGLVLCHWLRSVGRRTPGALVLMSPWTDMTMGGDSYRERAEIDPMLSVEYIEAVRTAYARGKDLHSPYLSPLFGRFEGFPPTLIQVGGHEILYSDSLRLRDAMEQASVRCRLEVYEDMWHVFQMFPMKRAGAAMESVSRFLLER, via the coding sequence ATGGAGAAAAAGAAATCCTCCCAAGCGGATCGAAAGCGGCTGGACCCGCTGATGCTGGCCCTCAAGGCACTGCACAGCGCCGGAGCGCCGGAGACCATGGACCCGGAGGAACTGGAGCGCCAACGGCGCAATCAGGAAATTTTGGGCCGGCTGGCCGCGCCCATGGTGGGAATGGACTGGGAGGAGTTTTCCCTGGATGGGATGAACGCCGCCTGGACCCGGCTCAAGTGCCCCCACGGCGACCGGCATGTGATCCTCTACTGCCACGGCGGAGGCTATACCAGCGGAAACCTGGGCTATTCACGGGTGCTGTCGTCCAAGCTGGCCAACGCCACGGGCTACGATGTGCTGAGCTTTGAATACCGTCTGGCTCCGGAGCACCCCTATCCGGCGGCGGTGGAGGACGCCCTGCGGGCGTGGGACCACCTGATGCTCATGGGCTATGGGGCCAGAGACGTGGTGGTGGCCGGAGACTCTGCCGGCGGGAATCTGGGATTGGTGCTGTGCCACTGGCTGCGGTCCGTGGGGCGGCGGACGCCCGGCGCCCTGGTGCTGATGTCGCCCTGGACGGATATGACCATGGGCGGGGACTCCTACCGGGAGCGGGCGGAAATCGATCCGATGCTGAGCGTGGAGTACATCGAGGCGGTCCGCACCGCTTACGCCCGGGGAAAGGACCTGCACTCGCCCTATCTCTCTCCGCTGTTCGGCCGGTTTGAGGGATTTCCGCCCACGCTGATCCAGGTGGGCGGCCACGAAATTCTGTACTCCGACTCTCTGCGGCTGCGGGACGCCATGGAACAGGCCAGCGTGAGGTGCCGGCTGGAGGTCTACGAGGATATGTGGCATGTGTTCCAGATGTTCCCCATGAAGCGGGCCGGGGCGGCCATGGAGAGCGTGAGCCGCTTCCTGCTGGAGCGCTGA
- a CDS encoding PF20097 family protein — protein MYFNVNPCIFQTLLDFYRREAIYQIVRNKGHGRNRRKRGVFRPDYSIRTQGRTRRFGRSLQSMGCDDTILAENQLRAGEMSAMNCPKCGNSMQPGFLQAGNVIAFNKTRHRVSLNPKHEEDVMIARKAFTSTDFYGSVCKECGLIVFDYKNPISRL, from the coding sequence ATGTATTTTAATGTCAATCCCTGTATTTTTCAGACCCTTTTGGATTTTTACCGCCGGGAGGCGATCTATCAAATTGTCCGCAACAAGGGTCACGGGCGAAATCGACGGAAAAGGGGCGTTTTCAGGCCGGATTACTCCATTCGTACGCAGGGGAGAACAAGGAGATTTGGCCGCAGCTTGCAATCGATGGGGTGTGATGATACAATTTTGGCAGAGAATCAATTGAGAGCAGGGGAGATGTCTGCAATGAATTGTCCAAAATGCGGAAATAGTATGCAGCCTGGATTTTTACAGGCGGGGAATGTAATAGCGTTTAACAAAACAAGACACAGGGTGTCGCTGAACCCAAAACATGAAGAAGACGTTATGATAGCAAGAAAGGCCTTCACCAGCACAGATTTTTATGGCTCTGTTTGTAAAGAGTGTGGTCTTATTGTATTTGATTATAAAAATCCGATCTCCCGGTTATAG